A genomic region of bacterium contains the following coding sequences:
- a CDS encoding SIMPL domain-containing protein (The SIMPL domain is named for its presence in mouse protein SIMPL (signalling molecule that associates with mouse pelle-like kinase). Bacterial member BP26, from Brucella, was shown to assemble into a channel-like structure, while YggE from E. coli has been associated with resistance to oxidative stress.), whose amino-acid sequence MDVSRYSPIIVAGVVGVALVACTVVVTQGIVRIKTRDDSIRITGSARKIIRSDLITWHARIAARDAKMDQAYKTLRAGVQKTQEYLLKHGLKAEEVTLSPTETQTFYAPLPKGQADYENSVYRPVTGYRLTQEVVVQSQQVELVDKLARSATDLMGGGVEIESLAPEYLYTKLGELKVEMLAEAAKDARQRADQVARNSGCRVAGVRYAQMGVMRIIPAYTTSESAEGTYDTSTLDKEIVAVVTAGFSIR is encoded by the coding sequence ATGGACGTCTCACGCTATAGCCCGATCATTGTGGCCGGGGTCGTGGGGGTCGCCCTCGTTGCCTGCACGGTGGTGGTGACGCAGGGGATCGTGCGCATCAAGACGCGCGATGACAGCATCCGCATCACCGGGTCGGCCCGCAAGATCATTCGCTCCGACCTGATCACGTGGCACGCGCGCATCGCGGCGCGTGACGCCAAGATGGATCAGGCGTACAAGACGCTCCGCGCCGGGGTGCAGAAGACCCAGGAGTACCTGCTCAAGCACGGACTGAAGGCCGAGGAGGTAACGCTGTCGCCGACCGAGACGCAGACCTTCTATGCGCCGCTGCCCAAGGGACAGGCCGACTATGAGAACTCGGTCTACCGCCCGGTCACCGGCTACCGCCTGACGCAAGAAGTCGTCGTGCAGTCCCAGCAGGTCGAGTTGGTGGACAAGCTCGCTCGCAGCGCGACCGACCTGATGGGCGGTGGCGTGGAGATCGAGTCGCTGGCCCCGGAGTACCTGTACACGAAGCTGGGAGAGCTGAAGGTGGAGATGCTGGCCGAGGCGGCCAAGGATGCGCGGCAGCGCGCCGACCAGGTTGCCCGCAATAGCGGCTGCCGCGTGGCCGGGGTGCGCTATGCCCAGATGGGCGTCATGCGCATCATTCCGGCCTACACCACCTCCGAGAGCGCCGAGGGAACCTACGACACGAGCACGCTTGACAAGGAGATTGTGGCGGTGGTGACGGCGGGGTTCTCGATTCGGTAG
- a CDS encoding DUF1638 domain-containing protein: MTLKLISCNVFQREVCHCAAHSPHVLDIEFVELGEHIHPEKLRETIQAAIDRAGDSGRPYDAILLLFGLCGNAGVGLQARAIPLVMPRAHDCCTVLLGSREVFREHFGDAPSTPFSSSGYMERGEYFLRVEEGEAQIHYGDAYAEYVEKYGEENAKYIWEQMHPVGHGDENRAVFIEIPEFAHLGYLERFREKCAEVGRTCVELPGSLHLIQALLAGDWDEAEFLIVPPDRQTVGVYDWNEIIRCQPV, from the coding sequence ATGACCCTGAAGCTGATTTCCTGCAACGTGTTCCAGCGCGAGGTGTGCCACTGCGCGGCGCACTCACCCCATGTCCTGGACATCGAGTTCGTCGAGCTGGGCGAGCACATCCACCCCGAGAAGCTGCGCGAGACGATCCAGGCAGCCATTGACCGCGCGGGCGACAGCGGGCGGCCCTATGACGCCATCCTGCTGCTATTTGGCCTGTGCGGCAACGCCGGCGTCGGCCTGCAGGCCCGCGCCATCCCGCTGGTCATGCCCCGGGCGCACGACTGCTGCACCGTGCTGCTCGGCTCGCGCGAGGTCTTCCGCGAGCACTTCGGCGACGCGCCCAGCACACCGTTCTCCTCCAGCGGCTACATGGAGCGCGGCGAGTACTTCCTGCGCGTCGAGGAGGGCGAGGCGCAGATCCACTACGGCGACGCCTACGCCGAGTACGTGGAGAAATATGGTGAGGAGAACGCGAAGTACATCTGGGAGCAGATGCACCCGGTCGGCCATGGCGACGAGAACCGCGCCGTGTTCATCGAGATCCCGGAGTTCGCCCACCTGGGCTACCTCGAGCGCTTCCGGGAGAAGTGCGCCGAGGTTGGGCGGACCTGCGTCGAGCTGCCCGGCAGCCTGCACCTGATCCAGGCGCTGCTGGCCGGTGACTGGGACGAGGCCGAGTTCCTCATCGTCCCGCCGGACCGCCAGACGGTCGGCGTCTACGACTGGAACGAGATCATCCGGTGTCAGCCGGTGTAG
- a CDS encoding TIR domain-containing protein, giving the protein MAEAHAPYRVFISYSHDDRVIAEIVEEHLREIGGIPMWDPLVLPGASFSDELRDMISFAHVFLPILTPGSDGRPWVHQEIGYAMALGTPVLPLSFGALPPGMADRLQALTISEEPVARCETAADTAAAGSGTAPALALPDDQREKLRSALQAKLTMAEIQDAVALYQGTQTALPVLCAPEPEDRTLMLIEHLVAIFRHNKSAEQRQGARCATQEGGVARGVRIRHEAPFGTLSLPNAPSSDRIWRCRDGLSRRSSDWLRARFRRERVWTEKHVHEGGCDLILHPEARHGSAPVSAKDSDQRQGTLKAEAFKCSERTRIKVLIEFVVHMRQFVAKNPDLGKDFCRVIVSDKIYPGNTLIAGDWFVAETVTPSEGRGFQHTIITRHAPTVSERAKQFDADFEALLEKQKLIKPGASRKQALKDLRKRLAGLGPAPCEAHGVCPLEELERLTKETALLQS; this is encoded by the coding sequence ATGGCCGAAGCACATGCCCCCTACCGCGTGTTCATCAGCTACTCCCACGACGACCGGGTGATTGCCGAGATCGTGGAGGAGCACCTCCGGGAGATTGGGGGCATCCCGATGTGGGACCCCCTGGTCCTCCCCGGCGCGTCCTTCTCCGATGAGCTGCGGGACATGATCTCCTTCGCGCACGTGTTCCTGCCGATCCTCACGCCGGGGTCGGACGGGCGCCCGTGGGTGCACCAGGAGATCGGCTATGCCATGGCCCTGGGCACTCCTGTGCTGCCCCTGTCCTTTGGCGCCCTGCCGCCCGGCATGGCGGATCGGCTGCAGGCGCTGACCATCTCCGAGGAGCCTGTGGCCCGCTGCGAGACTGCGGCCGACACGGCGGCCGCGGGGAGTGGGACAGCCCCCGCTCTGGCCTTGCCCGACGACCAGCGCGAGAAGCTGAGGTCCGCGCTGCAGGCCAAGCTGACGATGGCGGAAATCCAGGACGCCGTGGCGCTGTACCAGGGCACGCAGACCGCGCTGCCCGTCCTGTGCGCGCCGGAGCCCGAGGACCGCACGCTGATGCTCATCGAGCACCTTGTGGCCATTTTCCGGCACAACAAGAGCGCCGAGCAGCGCCAGGGGGCCCGGTGCGCGACGCAGGAGGGTGGTGTCGCCAGGGGTGTACGCATCCGGCACGAGGCGCCGTTTGGCACCCTCAGCCTCCCGAACGCCCCCAGCAGCGACAGGATCTGGCGCTGCCGCGACGGCTTGAGCCGACGTTCGTCCGACTGGCTCCGCGCGCGCTTCCGACGCGAGCGAGTCTGGACGGAGAAGCACGTGCACGAGGGGGGCTGCGACCTCATCCTCCACCCCGAGGCCCGGCACGGGTCCGCGCCGGTCTCCGCCAAGGACAGCGACCAGCGCCAGGGGACTCTGAAGGCCGAGGCGTTCAAGTGCAGTGAACGCACGCGCATCAAGGTGCTGATCGAGTTCGTCGTGCACATGAGACAGTTCGTGGCCAAGAACCCTGACCTCGGCAAGGACTTCTGTCGTGTCATCGTCTCGGACAAAATCTACCCGGGGAACACGCTGATCGCCGGCGACTGGTTCGTCGCCGAGACGGTCACGCCGTCCGAAGGCCGCGGCTTCCAGCACACCATCATCACGCGACACGCCCCCACGGTGTCCGAACGGGCGAAGCAGTTCGACGCGGACTTTGAGGCCCTGCTCGAGAAGCAGAAGCTCATCAAGCCCGGCGCCTCGCGGAAGCAGGCGCTGAAGGACCTCCGCAAGAGACTGGCGGGGCTGGGCCCGGCCCCGTGCGAGGCGCATGGTGTCTGCCCGCTGGAGGAGCTAGAGAGGCTGACGAAGGAGACCGCCCTCCTGCAGAGCTAG
- a CDS encoding CocE/NonD family hydrolase — protein MASFARDCRLLRHVPVPMRDGVALATTVYLPEAEGAYPTVLVRTAYNRVPMQGVEYARRGMAFVVQDVRGRYGSGGDFYPFIHEAQDGEDTLNWLVAQPWCNGRVGMFGDSYLAATQFYAANTGHPALVALTPRFMAGDCFKRAYYCDGAFSLGLTWSWLTFECSARTSEAALMPLYDVRGLLESLPLLDLDERSGAGVVPWWRDYAGHTRYDEQWEPLNVRQDFANVRAPTLLIGGWYDYYAGETLRNFAALRAAAPTPELRDSHRVLVGPWTHGVSSVTTLGELDFGPAALTENEATRRWLEGLLHGKSPADVQPAPLRLFVMGRNEWRDEGEWPMARTRVQDWHLRAGGRLTREAPGDEPPDEYDYDPADPAPTRGGNHSIGPYNPGLYEMAPPGPYDQRAVEARADVLTYTSEVLEEDLEVTGTVTMTLFAASSAPDTDFVARLCDVYPDGRSINITEGVIRARFREDLWGAPRLMEPGTVVEFTIGLDATSNVFLAGHRIRLAITSSNFPLWDRNLNTGGDQVTETLWQVAHQTVCHNATRPSRVRLPVLPAR, from the coding sequence ATGGCCAGTTTCGCCCGCGACTGCCGGTTGCTGCGCCATGTCCCCGTGCCGATGCGCGACGGCGTCGCCCTGGCCACGACCGTCTACCTGCCCGAGGCTGAGGGCGCTTACCCGACCGTGCTCGTACGGACGGCCTACAACCGCGTGCCGATGCAGGGGGTGGAGTACGCCCGGCGGGGGATGGCCTTCGTCGTGCAGGATGTGCGCGGGCGCTATGGCTCGGGCGGGGACTTCTACCCCTTCATCCACGAGGCGCAAGACGGCGAGGACACGCTCAACTGGCTGGTGGCCCAGCCGTGGTGCAACGGCCGGGTGGGCATGTTCGGCGACTCGTACCTGGCGGCCACGCAGTTCTACGCCGCCAACACCGGCCATCCCGCGCTGGTGGCGCTCACCCCCCGCTTCATGGCCGGCGACTGTTTCAAGCGCGCGTACTACTGCGACGGGGCCTTCAGCCTCGGCCTGACCTGGAGCTGGCTCACCTTCGAGTGCTCCGCCCGCACGTCGGAGGCAGCGCTCATGCCTCTGTACGATGTGCGGGGGTTGCTCGAATCGCTGCCACTGCTCGACCTGGACGAGCGCAGCGGCGCGGGCGTCGTACCGTGGTGGCGTGACTACGCGGGTCACACGCGGTATGACGAGCAGTGGGAGCCGCTGAATGTCCGCCAGGACTTCGCGAACGTGCGGGCGCCGACGCTGCTCATTGGTGGCTGGTATGACTACTACGCGGGGGAGACGCTCCGCAACTTCGCGGCCCTGCGCGCGGCCGCGCCGACGCCGGAGCTGCGCGACAGCCACCGGGTGCTCGTCGGTCCGTGGACGCATGGCGTGAGCAGCGTCACGACCCTCGGCGAGTTGGACTTCGGCCCGGCGGCGCTGACGGAGAACGAGGCGACGAGACGCTGGCTGGAAGGGCTGCTGCACGGCAAGTCGCCGGCGGACGTGCAGCCCGCCCCCCTCCGGCTCTTCGTCATGGGCCGAAACGAGTGGCGCGACGAAGGGGAATGGCCGATGGCGCGGACGCGGGTCCAGGACTGGCACCTGCGCGCCGGTGGACGACTGACGCGCGAGGCGCCCGGCGACGAGCCGCCGGATGAGTATGACTATGACCCCGCCGACCCGGCGCCCACGCGCGGCGGCAACCACTCGATCGGGCCGTACAACCCCGGCCTGTACGAGATGGCGCCGCCGGGACCGTACGACCAGCGCGCCGTTGAGGCGCGGGCGGACGTGCTGACCTACACGTCAGAGGTGCTGGAGGAGGACCTGGAGGTCACGGGAACGGTGACGATGACGCTGTTCGCCGCGTCATCGGCGCCGGACACGGACTTCGTGGCGCGACTGTGCGACGTCTACCCCGACGGCCGCTCGATCAACATCACCGAGGGCGTGATCCGCGCGCGCTTCCGCGAGGACCTCTGGGGCGCACCGCGTCTGATGGAACCCGGGACAGTCGTCGAGTTCACGATTGGTCTCGATGCCACGAGCAACGTCTTCCTGGCCGGCCACCGCATCCGTCTCGCCATCACCAGCAGCAACTTCCCGCTGTGGGACCGCAACCTCAACACCGGCGGCGATCAAGTGACGGAGACACTGTGGCAGGTGGCGCACCAGACGGTCTGCCACAACGCCACGCGCCCGTCGCGGGTGAGGCTACCGGTACTCCCCGCGCGCTAG